Proteins from a genomic interval of Ramlibacter algicola:
- a CDS encoding aspartate aminotransferase family protein encodes MAFIEAASPHTMNTYGRVPIALSHGRGARVWDVNGKEYLDALAGIAVNTLGHGHPKLVPALQDQVAKLIHSSNYYHVPNQEKLAAKLSELSGLTNAFFCSTGLEANEAAIKLARKYGHDKGIEAPQIVVYEKAFHGRSIATLSATGNEKVQKGFGPLVPGFIRVPMNDIGALKSATEGNQDVVAVFFETIQGEGGINPMRAEYLQQVRQLCDERGWLLMIDEVQCGMGRTGKWFAHQWAGIRPDVMPIAKGLGSGVPVGAVVAGPKAANIFQPGNHGTTFGGNPLAMRAGVETIRIMEEDGLLENAATVGAYLKRSLEQELGSLPGVKEVRGQGLMLGMELDRPCGVLVNRAAEAGLLLSVTADTVVRLLPPLIFTKADVDETVTKLAPLVKAVLAE; translated from the coding sequence ATGGCATTCATCGAGGCCGCCTCGCCGCACACCATGAACACCTACGGCCGGGTGCCGATCGCCCTGTCCCACGGGCGTGGGGCGCGCGTGTGGGACGTCAACGGCAAGGAGTACCTGGACGCGCTGGCCGGCATCGCGGTGAACACGCTGGGCCACGGCCACCCGAAGCTGGTGCCGGCGCTGCAGGACCAGGTCGCCAAGCTGATCCACTCCAGCAACTACTACCACGTGCCCAACCAGGAGAAGCTGGCGGCCAAGCTGTCCGAGCTGTCCGGGCTGACGAACGCCTTCTTCTGCAGCACGGGCCTGGAGGCCAACGAGGCGGCCATCAAGCTGGCGCGCAAGTACGGCCACGACAAGGGCATCGAGGCCCCGCAGATCGTGGTGTACGAGAAGGCCTTCCACGGCCGCAGCATCGCGACGCTGTCGGCCACCGGCAACGAGAAGGTGCAGAAGGGCTTCGGCCCGCTGGTTCCGGGGTTCATCCGCGTGCCGATGAACGACATCGGGGCCCTCAAGTCCGCCACCGAAGGCAACCAGGACGTGGTGGCCGTGTTCTTCGAGACCATCCAGGGCGAAGGCGGCATCAACCCGATGCGCGCCGAGTACCTGCAACAGGTGCGGCAGCTGTGCGACGAGCGCGGCTGGCTGCTGATGATCGACGAGGTGCAGTGCGGCATGGGCCGCACCGGCAAGTGGTTCGCGCACCAGTGGGCGGGCATCCGCCCGGACGTGATGCCGATCGCCAAGGGCCTGGGTTCGGGCGTGCCGGTGGGCGCCGTCGTCGCGGGGCCGAAGGCCGCCAACATCTTCCAGCCGGGCAACCACGGCACCACCTTCGGCGGCAATCCGCTCGCGATGCGCGCGGGCGTCGAGACGATCCGCATCATGGAAGAGGACGGCCTGCTCGAGAACGCCGCCACCGTCGGCGCCTACCTGAAGCGGTCGCTAGAGCAGGAACTCGGTTCGCTGCCCGGCGTGAAGGAAGTGCGCGGCCAGGGCCTGATGCTCGGCATGGAACTCGACCGCCCCTGCGGCGTGCTGGTGAACCGCGCCGCCGAGGCGGGCCTGCTCCTGTCGGTGACCGCGGACACCGTCGTGCGGCTGCTGCCGCCGCTGATCTTCACCAAGGCCGACGTGGACGAGACGGTCACGAAGCTCGCGCCGCTGGTGAAGGCCGTGCTCGCGGAGTGA
- the argF gene encoding ornithine carbamoyltransferase produces MAIRHYLQFSDLTAGEYAWLFERAAIIKRKFKAYEKYHPLADRTLAMIFEKASTRTRVSFEAGMYQMGGSVVHLTTGDSQLGRAEPIEDSAKVIGRMVDLVMIRTFGQDKIERFAAHSRVPVINGLTNEFHPCQILADIFTFIEQRGSIAGKVVAWVGDGNNMANTWLQAADLLGFKVHLSTPRGYEVDQDVAGVRSRDSYKVFKDPMDACRGADLVTTDVWTSMGYEAENEERRKAFADWCVDEDMMRVAKPDALFMHCLPAHRGEEVAAEVIDGPQSVVWDEAENRMHVQKALMEYLLLGKVTG; encoded by the coding sequence ATGGCGATCCGGCACTACCTGCAATTCAGCGACCTCACGGCCGGCGAGTACGCCTGGCTGTTCGAGCGCGCGGCGATCATCAAGCGCAAGTTCAAGGCGTACGAGAAGTACCACCCGCTGGCCGACCGCACGCTGGCCATGATCTTCGAGAAGGCCTCGACCCGCACCCGCGTGAGCTTCGAGGCCGGCATGTACCAGATGGGCGGCAGCGTCGTGCACCTGACCACCGGCGACAGCCAGCTGGGCCGCGCCGAGCCGATCGAGGACAGCGCCAAGGTGATCGGCCGCATGGTCGACCTGGTGATGATCCGCACCTTCGGCCAGGACAAGATCGAGCGCTTCGCCGCGCATTCTCGGGTGCCCGTCATCAACGGGCTGACCAACGAGTTCCACCCGTGCCAGATCCTGGCCGACATTTTTACGTTCATCGAGCAGCGCGGCTCGATCGCGGGCAAGGTGGTGGCCTGGGTGGGCGACGGCAACAACATGGCCAACACCTGGCTGCAGGCCGCCGACCTGCTCGGGTTCAAGGTGCACCTGAGCACGCCGCGCGGCTACGAAGTCGACCAGGACGTGGCCGGCGTGCGCAGCCGCGACAGCTACAAGGTGTTCAAGGACCCGATGGACGCCTGCCGCGGCGCCGACCTGGTGACCACCGACGTGTGGACCAGCATGGGCTACGAGGCCGAGAACGAGGAACGCCGCAAGGCCTTTGCCGACTGGTGCGTCGACGAGGACATGATGCGGGTCGCGAAGCCCGACGCGCTGTTCATGCACTGCCTGCCCGCCCACCGTGGCGAGGAAGTGGCCGCCGAGGTGATCGACGGCCCGCAATCCGTCGTGTGGGACGAGGCCGAGAACCGCATGCACGTGCAGAAGGCACTCATGGAGTACCTGCTGCTCGGCAAGGTGACGGGCTAG
- a CDS encoding YkgJ family cysteine cluster protein, translating into MSCGACCCAYRVDFSVHEMEDLGGTVPAGLAVEVSGATMRMRGTDHVPMRCAAFQGRVGERASCGIYEWRPNPCRELEPGSQGCERARARHGLPPLDA; encoded by the coding sequence ATGAGCTGCGGCGCCTGCTGCTGCGCGTACCGCGTCGACTTCTCCGTCCACGAGATGGAGGACCTGGGCGGCACCGTCCCGGCGGGGCTCGCCGTCGAGGTGTCCGGTGCGACCATGCGCATGCGCGGCACCGACCACGTGCCGATGCGCTGCGCTGCGTTCCAGGGCCGCGTCGGCGAGCGCGCCAGCTGCGGCATCTACGAGTGGCGCCCCAACCCCTGCCGCGAACTCGAGCCGGGCAGCCAAGGCTGCGAGCGGGCGCGTGCGCGACATGGTCTGCCGCCGCTCGACGCTTGA
- the kynB gene encoding arylformamidase translates to MPRLWDISPPVHAQAPVFPGDTPYRQQWAATIGPGCPVNVSTLTLSPHVGAHADAPLHYDPLGASIGSVDLAPYLGPCRVIHAIARGPLVTWAHLAHAVRDLPPRVLVRTYERMPIDRWDDALAAFAPETIERLADAGVRLVGIDSASIDPADSKTLDSHQVIRRRGLRVLENLVLDDVPEGDYELIALPLKLMTADASPVRAVLRAP, encoded by the coding sequence ATGCCACGCCTCTGGGACATTTCCCCGCCGGTGCACGCGCAAGCGCCGGTCTTCCCCGGCGACACGCCCTACCGGCAGCAATGGGCCGCCACCATCGGCCCCGGCTGCCCGGTCAACGTCAGCACGCTGACCCTGTCGCCGCACGTCGGCGCGCATGCCGATGCGCCCCTGCACTACGACCCGCTGGGCGCGTCGATCGGCAGTGTCGACCTCGCCCCCTATCTGGGACCGTGTCGCGTCATCCACGCCATCGCGCGCGGGCCGCTGGTGACATGGGCGCACCTCGCGCACGCCGTGCGCGACTTGCCGCCGCGCGTGCTCGTGCGCACCTACGAGCGCATGCCGATCGACCGCTGGGATGACGCGCTCGCGGCCTTCGCGCCCGAAACGATCGAGCGGCTCGCCGATGCCGGCGTGCGCCTGGTCGGGATCGACAGCGCGAGCATCGATCCCGCGGACAGCAAGACGCTGGACTCGCACCAGGTGATCCGCCGCCGCGGCCTGCGCGTGCTGGAGAACCTGGTGCTCGACGACGTGCCCGAAGGCGACTACGAGCTGATCGCCCTGCCCCTGAAGCTGATGACCGCCGACGCGTCCCCGGTGCGCGCGGTGCTGCGAGCCCCATGA
- the kynU gene encoding kynureninase yields MTTLQDCRARDAADPLRPLRDLFVLPDGVTYLDGNSLGPLPRAAAARIAKAVEHEWGQGLIRSWNDAGWFAMPQRVGDRIGSWIGARAGEVVATDTTSANLYKVLSAALSIAAQDRPGHRVVLSERSNFPTDLYIAQALCAERDCELRLVEAEELPAALGDRVAVLLLTHVNYRTGAMHDMAALTRAAHEGGALAIWDLAHSAGAVPVDLHAAQADFAIGCGYKYLNGGPGCPAFLWVHPKHADRFSQPLAGWWGHAVPFEFTPEYRPAPGVARYLCGTQPVLSMVGLDCGLDALDASLPHGGMQALRAKSLALTDLFIGLVEQRCGDAGLRLVTPREHADRGSQVCLAREEGAYAIMQALIARGVIGDFRAPDILRFGFTPLYVGFEDTWNAVEHLRQVFESDEWRQARFQQRHAVT; encoded by the coding sequence ATGACCACCCTGCAAGACTGCCGCGCGCGTGACGCGGCCGACCCGCTGCGCCCGCTGCGCGACCTGTTCGTGCTGCCCGACGGCGTCACCTATCTCGACGGCAATTCGCTCGGTCCCTTGCCGCGCGCTGCGGCGGCGCGCATCGCCAAGGCGGTGGAGCACGAGTGGGGCCAGGGCCTGATCCGCTCGTGGAACGACGCCGGCTGGTTCGCGATGCCGCAGCGCGTCGGCGATCGCATCGGCAGTTGGATCGGCGCGCGAGCTGGCGAAGTCGTCGCGACGGACACGACGTCGGCCAACCTGTACAAGGTGCTGAGCGCTGCGTTGTCGATCGCGGCGCAGGACCGCCCCGGGCACCGCGTCGTGCTCAGCGAACGCAGCAACTTCCCCACCGATCTCTACATCGCGCAGGCCCTGTGCGCGGAACGCGATTGCGAACTGCGGCTTGTGGAGGCGGAGGAACTGCCCGCCGCGCTGGGCGACCGCGTCGCGGTGCTGCTGCTCACGCACGTCAACTACCGCACCGGCGCCATGCACGACATGGCGGCGCTCACGCGCGCCGCGCACGAAGGCGGCGCACTCGCGATCTGGGACCTGGCGCACAGCGCGGGCGCGGTGCCGGTCGACCTGCACGCGGCGCAGGCCGATTTCGCGATCGGCTGTGGCTACAAGTACCTCAATGGCGGCCCGGGCTGCCCGGCGTTCCTGTGGGTGCATCCGAAGCACGCCGACCGCTTCTCGCAGCCGCTCGCCGGCTGGTGGGGGCATGCGGTGCCGTTCGAGTTCACGCCCGAGTACCGGCCCGCACCGGGCGTCGCGCGTTACCTGTGCGGCACTCAGCCGGTGCTCAGCATGGTCGGCCTGGATTGCGGGCTCGACGCGCTCGATGCCAGCCTGCCCCATGGCGGCATGCAGGCGCTGCGCGCGAAATCGCTGGCACTGACGGACCTGTTCATCGGCCTGGTCGAACAGCGCTGCGGCGATGCGGGCCTGCGGCTGGTCACGCCGCGCGAGCACGCAGACCGCGGCTCGCAGGTGTGCCTCGCTCGTGAGGAAGGCGCGTACGCGATCATGCAGGCGCTCATCGCGCGCGGCGTGATCGGCGATTTCCGCGCGCCGGACATCCTGCGCTTCGGCTTCACGCCGCTGTACGTCGGTTTCGAGGACACCTGGAACGCGGTGGAGCACCTGCGGCAGGTGTTCGAGTCGGACGAGTGGCGCCAGGCGCGCTTCCAGCAACGCCACGCGGTGACCTGA
- the kynA gene encoding tryptophan 2,3-dioxygenase produces MSDPTPRPEDIVHAEGAKLDYRSTMTYGDYLHLDEVLNAQHPLSPDHNEMLFIVQHQTSELWMKLMLHELRAAIACVASDQLGSAFKMLARVSRIMEQLVHAWDVLATMTPAEYSAIRPYLASSSGFQSWQYRCIEFALGNKNAAMLKPHEHRAELHAQVRAAFEAPSLYDESLRLLARRGLPVPASHTQRDWTQHYEESAQVEQAWLQVYRDPDRYWDLYQLGEELTDLEDAFRLWRFRHVTTVERVIGFKRGTGGTGGVPYLRKMLDVVLFPEIWRLRTDL; encoded by the coding sequence ATGAGCGACCCCACCCCACGCCCCGAGGACATCGTGCACGCCGAAGGCGCGAAGCTGGACTACCGCAGCACGATGACGTACGGCGACTACCTGCATCTCGACGAAGTGCTGAACGCGCAGCATCCGCTGTCGCCCGACCACAACGAGATGCTGTTCATCGTGCAGCACCAGACCAGCGAGCTGTGGATGAAGCTGATGCTGCACGAACTGCGCGCGGCCATTGCGTGCGTCGCGAGCGACCAGTTGGGCAGCGCGTTCAAGATGCTCGCGCGCGTCTCGCGCATCATGGAACAGCTGGTGCACGCCTGGGACGTGCTGGCGACGATGACGCCGGCCGAGTACAGCGCCATTCGGCCCTACCTCGCGAGTTCCAGCGGATTCCAGAGCTGGCAGTACCGCTGCATCGAGTTCGCGCTGGGCAACAAGAACGCCGCGATGCTCAAGCCGCACGAGCACCGGGCCGAACTGCACGCGCAGGTGCGCGCCGCGTTCGAGGCGCCATCGCTCTACGACGAATCGCTGCGGCTGCTCGCGCGGCGTGGCCTGCCAGTTCCTGCCAGCCACACGCAGCGCGACTGGACGCAGCACTACGAGGAGAGCGCACAGGTGGAGCAGGCCTGGCTGCAGGTGTACCGCGACCCGGACCGCTACTGGGACCTGTACCAGCTGGGCGAGGAACTCACCGACCTGGAGGACGCGTTCCGCCTCTGGCGCTTCCGCCACGTGACCACGGTGGAACGCGTGATCGGCTTCAAGCGCGGCACCGGCGGCACCGGCGGCGTGCCCTACCTGCGCAAGATGCTCGACGTGGTGCTGTTCCCGGAGATCTGGCGCCTGCGCACCGATCTCTGA
- a CDS encoding FAD-dependent monooxygenase: MEQDVVVAGGGIGGIAAAIAVRRAGRSVQVLEQAAAFEEIGAGLQFGPNVTRIVQQWPQAWKDVQAAAGRPGALRVRDAGTGRELGRLRLGASFAERHGAPYFTMHRADAHAALLAQARADGAVLRAAERVDGMVQADGGVRVRTVAGDELQAAALLGADGLWSRVRDALLGDGAPAFTGHLAYRALLQQADLPAALRSQDIGVWLAPRMHAVAYPVRAGEALNLVCLIEGPAPGDAKSWNHEGVTGALHESTAGTHASLRGLLDAATQWRLWALHARAPVRSAGEMARGRVALLGDAAHPMLPYLAQGAGMAIEDAWTLQQALAGGDVEAALQRYATERWRRCARVQQRSLRNARIFHAGGLLRVGRDAAMRVVGEPLLDLPWLYGAC; the protein is encoded by the coding sequence ATGGAGCAGGACGTGGTCGTCGCCGGCGGCGGCATCGGCGGGATCGCAGCGGCGATCGCGGTCCGCCGCGCCGGCCGTTCCGTGCAGGTGCTGGAGCAAGCCGCGGCCTTCGAGGAGATCGGCGCCGGCCTGCAGTTCGGCCCCAACGTCACCCGCATCGTGCAGCAGTGGCCCCAAGCCTGGAAGGACGTGCAGGCTGCAGCCGGCCGCCCCGGCGCGCTGCGCGTGCGCGACGCCGGCACGGGACGCGAACTCGGCCGGCTGCGATTGGGCGCGTCCTTCGCCGAGCGCCACGGCGCGCCTTACTTCACCATGCACCGCGCCGACGCGCACGCGGCGCTGCTCGCGCAGGCGCGCGCCGACGGCGCCGTGCTGCGTGCGGCCGAGCGCGTCGACGGCATGGTGCAGGCCGATGGCGGCGTGCGGGTGCGCACGGTCGCAGGGGACGAACTGCAAGCCGCTGCGCTGCTGGGCGCCGACGGCCTCTGGAGCCGCGTGCGCGACGCACTGCTCGGCGACGGCGCGCCGGCGTTCACGGGGCATCTCGCCTACCGTGCGCTGCTGCAGCAGGCCGACCTGCCGGCGGCGCTGCGCTCCCAGGACATCGGTGTGTGGCTCGCGCCGCGCATGCACGCGGTGGCATACCCCGTGCGCGCCGGCGAGGCGCTGAACCTCGTGTGCCTCATCGAAGGTCCGGCACCGGGCGACGCGAAGTCGTGGAACCACGAGGGGGTGACCGGCGCACTGCACGAATCGACGGCCGGCACGCACGCGTCCTTGCGTGGCCTGCTCGACGCGGCGACGCAGTGGCGGCTGTGGGCGCTGCACGCACGTGCGCCCGTGCGTTCCGCCGGCGAGATGGCGCGCGGCCGGGTCGCGCTGCTGGGCGATGCGGCGCATCCCATGCTGCCGTACCTTGCGCAAGGCGCCGGGATGGCGATCGAGGATGCCTGGACCTTGCAGCAGGCGCTGGCCGGGGGCGACGTCGAAGCGGCGCTGCAGCGGTATGCGACGGAACGCTGGCGGCGCTGCGCGCGCGTGCAGCAGCGGTCGCTGCGCAATGCGCGCATCTTCCACGCCGGTGGCCTGCTGCGCGTGGGGCGCGATGCCGCGATGCGTGTCGTGGGCGAACCGCTGCTGGACCTGCCCTGGCTGTACGGCGCGTGCTGA
- a CDS encoding LysR family transcriptional regulator → MNIRRLQHLVALAEEGNFRRAAERVHLSQPAFSRSIQAAESELGLKLFDRGTQEAKPTPAGAFVVERARSLLQQTRNLERDVLLYRDRAVGDLSFGSGPFPAASIVPSLLADVRKRYPGVRVCVHVNNAHHLVNCVRREEHEFFVANTVDVPRDGAFHIQRIGTIPGGLYVRHGHPLLARRHVVLADVLGYGIATGRLPPDTTARLLKLVGQPPDAKLPIAVECDDTYLLRRMALDSDTVIISSADLLAEDIKRKEIHEVLPRDLPQQLSHLGIVTLSGRTPSPVAAYAMRFLADAAAARFGRAAA, encoded by the coding sequence ATGAACATCCGCCGCCTCCAGCACCTCGTGGCCCTCGCGGAAGAAGGCAACTTCCGACGCGCGGCGGAACGGGTGCACCTGAGCCAGCCGGCCTTCAGCCGCAGCATCCAGGCCGCGGAATCGGAGCTCGGCCTGAAGCTGTTCGACCGCGGCACGCAGGAAGCCAAGCCCACGCCCGCCGGCGCCTTCGTCGTCGAACGCGCGCGCAGCCTGCTGCAGCAGACCCGCAACCTCGAACGCGACGTGCTCCTGTACCGGGACCGCGCCGTCGGCGACCTCAGCTTCGGCTCCGGCCCCTTCCCTGCCGCGTCGATCGTCCCTTCCCTGCTCGCCGACGTGCGCAAGCGCTACCCCGGCGTACGCGTCTGCGTGCACGTGAACAACGCGCACCACCTGGTCAACTGCGTGCGGCGCGAGGAGCACGAGTTCTTCGTGGCCAACACGGTGGACGTGCCACGCGACGGCGCGTTCCACATCCAGCGCATCGGCACCATCCCGGGCGGGCTGTACGTGCGGCACGGGCATCCGCTGCTCGCGCGCCGCCACGTGGTGCTGGCCGACGTGCTGGGCTACGGCATCGCCACCGGCCGGCTGCCGCCGGACACGACCGCGCGCCTGCTCAAGCTGGTGGGCCAGCCGCCGGACGCCAAGCTGCCGATCGCGGTGGAGTGCGACGACACCTACCTGCTCAGGCGCATGGCGCTGGACAGCGACACGGTGATCATCTCCAGCGCGGACCTGCTGGCCGAGGACATCAAGCGCAAGGAGATCCACGAGGTGCTGCCGCGCGACCTGCCGCAGCAGCTGTCGCACCTGGGCATCGTCACGCTCTCCGGCCGCACGCCGTCCCCCGTGGCGGCCTATGCGATGCGCTTCCTCGCCGACGCCGCCGCGGCGCGATTCGGGCGCGCCGCGGCTTAG